The following nucleotide sequence is from candidate division KSB1 bacterium.
TCATCGTTGATCTGGACGAAGATGGAGCCGCTTTCGGTGAGGAGTTCGCGGGCCAGCAGCAGGCGGTCGCGCAGGTAGGTCAGGTACGAGTGGATGCCCAGTTTCCAGGTATCGCGGTAGGCCTTGATCTGCTCCGGCTCGCGGGTGAGGTCTTCGTCCTTGTCCTTCACATCGCGGCGGTCAATGCGCGGCTGGAAGTTGCTGGCGTACTTGATGCCGTAGGGCGGGTCGATGTAAATCATCTGCACCTTGCCGGCCATGCCCTCCTTGACCAAGAGCGAGTTCATTACCAGGAGCGAATCGCCCAAAATCAGGCGGTTGGCCCAGTTGACGTCGTGGCGGTAGAACTCGATCTGCTGATCAGCCGGGAGGGGCGTGTCGCCGAAGAGGTCCAGCTGGATCGGTTCCGGGCGCCGAACCGCGCGCAGGATCGCTTTAGTAGAAATGCGCTCATGAATGTGCAGCGAAACGACATCCACGTCGAACGAGGTGTGCTCGGTTTTACCAGCCCAAACAAGTTGCGGGTCCATATGCGGATCGTAGCTGTACTGCTTGGTCCGGCGATCGCGGACCTCGTAGGTAGGTGCGATACCGGCTGGCGGATTGTTCTTCCGGCGCGCCTCCTCGTGGCGAAAATCCCGGACGCTGGTTCCCCCCGTCGGGTTCTGGGAAGATTTTCGGCGAGCCATCTCGTCTCTCCTAAAAGCACTGGCACCCTTGTGGCTTGATTACCCCTCAACGAAGGCTTCGTATACCAGGCACCTTACCGGCGCGACTGTGGCCATGGGACTCGAATGACCGCGCGGCCGACGCGTCCACCGTCCTCGCGTCCCGAACCTTTGCAATCCACCCCGTTCCGGTCTGGCCTGTCGCCATATTTCCGAATGCGATCTCCCCTTGGCCCCGCAGAGACCTTCCGCTGAATCGGTGCCCTCGGCGCCCCTTCGGTAACACTTTGCCGCACCTACACCAGGCTGGCATTGCGTACGGCGCGCCCTTCGGGACACCGTCCACCCTCTTCACGCGGCCGCTTGTTCCTTCCCCTTTTTGATTTGCAGGAGATTGACCATCGCCTTTCCGCCCGGTAGGTCGGCATCACGGTGACTGGAAAAGAACCCCTTCCCCGCGTGTGGGGGTCCGTTGGTAGGTTATCGCCCGCGCCCCAGA
It contains:
- a CDS encoding DNA methyltransferase, which translates into the protein MARRKSSQNPTGGTSVRDFRHEEARRKNNPPAGIAPTYEVRDRRTKQYSYDPHMDPQLVWAGKTEHTSFDVDVVSLHIHERISTKAILRAVRRPEPIQLDLFGDTPLPADQQIEFYRHDVNWANRLILGDSLLVMNSLLVKEGMAGKVQMIYIDPPYGIKYASNFQPRIDRRDVKDKDEDLTREPEQIKAYRDTWKLGIHSYLTYLRDRLLLARELLTESGSIFVQIND